A window of Primulina huaijiensis isolate GDHJ02 chromosome 9, ASM1229523v2, whole genome shotgun sequence contains these coding sequences:
- the LOC140985298 gene encoding mevalonate kinase-like, with translation MEVRARAPGKIILAGEHAVVHGSTAVAAAIDLYTYVSLRFPTPSDNDDALKLQLKDMELEFSWPVGRIKEVLPELGSHANSSPSSCSLESVKAVAMLVEEQNIPEENSGLTSGVSAFIWLYTSIHGCKPAKVIVTSELPLGAGLGSSAALCVAFSAAFLALSDSVKLDFSHQGWQMFGEDELELVNKWAFEGEKIIHGKPSGIDNTVSTHGNMIKFRSGELTCIKTNMPLKMLITNTKVGRNTKVLVAGVSERTMRHSNAMTAVFNAVDSISNELAAIIQTPVSDDLAITEKEEKLGELMEMNQGLLQCMGVSHASIESVLRTTLKYKLPSKLTGAGGGGCVLTLLPALLSGSVVDKVIAELESSGFQCLIAGIGGRGMEISFTGSS, from the exons ATGGAGGTCAGAGCCAGAGCCCCCGGAAAAATCATATTGGCCGGCGAACATGCGGTGGTTCACGGATCCACCGCCGTCGCTGCCGCCATTGATCTCTACACTTACGTGTCTCTTCGTTTCCCGACTCCATCTG ATAATGATGATGCGCTTAAACTCCAACTTAAGGATATGGAATTGGAGTTTTCTTGGCCTGTTGGAAGAATTAAAGAAGTTCTGCCTGAACTAGGCAGTCATGCCAATTCCTCTCCCTCATCATGTTCACTAGAGAGTGTAAAAGCAGTTGCTATGTTAGTTGAAGAACAAAATATTCCAGAAGAAAATTCTGGACTAACTTCGGGTGTTTCTGCTTTTATCTGGCTGTACACTTCGATTCATGG GTGTAAGCCTGCTAAAGTCATCGTCACTTCTGAATTGCCATTGGGCGCTGGCTTGGGTTCATCTGCTGCCTTGTGTGTAGCCTTCTCAGCTGCATTCCTCGCTTTATCCGATTCTGTAAAATTGGATTTTAGCCATCAAGGTTGGCAAATGTTTGGGGAAGATGAGCTGGAACTGGTAAATAAATGGGCTTTTGAAGGCGAAAAGATCATCCATGGCAAGCCATCGGGGATAGACAATACAGTAAGCACCCATG GCAACATGATCAAATTTAGATCTGGTGAGCTTACATGCATCAAGACTAATATGCCTCTTAAAATGCTCATAACAAATACAAAAGTCGGGAGAAATACAAAAGTTTTGGTAGCTGGTGTCTCGGAAAGGACAATGAGACATTCTAATGCTATGACTGCTGTATTTAATGCTGTTGACTCCATTAGCAATGAGCTGGCTGCAATTATCCAAACACCTGTTTCTGATGATCTTGCCATAACtgagaaagaagaaaaactaGGAGAGCTAATGGAAATGAATCAAGGACTACTCCAGTGCATGGGGGTCAGCCACGCGTCTATAGAAAGTGTGCTTCGGACAACGTTAAAATATAAACTTCCTTCAAAACTAACTGGAGCTGGTGGTGGAGGCTGTGTTTTGACACTACTGCCAGCTT TATTGTCAGGATCAGTAGTTGATAAAGTGATTGCAGAGCTAGAATCCAGTGGGTTTCAATGTTTGATCGCAGGAATTGGTGGACGGGGCATGGAAATTAGTTTTACCGGTTCTTCCTAA
- the LOC140985312 gene encoding signal peptidase complex subunit 3B-like translates to MHSFGYRANSLLTFAITILALMCAMASVSDNFNSPTPTSEVQVLNINWFQKKPDGDEEVSLTLNISANLQSLFTWNTKQVFVFLAAEYETPKNSLNQVSLWDGIIPSKEHAKFWIHTTNKYRFIDQGRNLRGKEFNLTLHWHVMPKTGKMFADKIVMNGYRLPEAYR, encoded by the exons ATGCACTCTTTTGGGTACAGAGCTAATTCTTTGCTAACCTTCGCCATCACCATTCTCGCTTTGATGTGCGCCATGGCCTCTGTATCTGACAATTTCAATTCGCCGACCCCCACCTCTGAAGTCCAG GTTTTGAATATTAATTGGTTCCAGAAGAAACCCGACGGAGATGAGGAG GTCAGCCTGACATTGAATATATCTGCTAACTTGCAGTCATTATTTACATGGAATACAAAGCAG GTCTTTGTATTTTTAGCTGCTGAATATGAAACACCAAAGAATTCGCTGAATCAG GTGTCCTTGTGGGACGGTATCATACCTTCCAAAGAACATGCAAAGTTTTGGATTCACACAACAAACAAATATCGTTTTATTGACCAA GGGAGAAATCTACGCGGTAAAGAGTTCAACTTAACATTGCATTGGCATGTCATGCCGAAGACTGGAAAGATGTTTGCGGACAAAATAGTGATGAATGGCTACCGCTTACCTGAGGCGTATAGATAA
- the LOC140985075 gene encoding E3 ubiquitin-protein ligase ATL31-like has product MGKWVGKRGFAAMDGLFLISVAVFLVTMVGAQPGTPPSDGDQLGYARFSPSMAVIIVVLIAALFFMAFFSIYIRHCSSASGAAGSVRRGLSMRNRRAAAARGLEESVLETFPTFSYSEVKDHKIGKGALECAVCLNEFEENETLRLIPKCDHVFHPECIDAWLESHVTCPVCRANLVPQAGDRSAQASDSANDATPQVLNETVERINSTTSRNEEIVIQVDEDRRQVVDKDSAVAQQSSSEFPNRPLRSWSVKIFGLNKFRSNSTGHSLVQPGENLERFTLKLPAEMRKEMIHRASLKRTGSCAASSSRNDGTSKTSVGGEGSSQGGRYFRRLEKLDRGAKSDRWVFFTRGLSLKSPKVMADGSGVEGSVSSSKGSGRRKPVRLPSFNCLQEPKSGDEIETQPFSNNPGSSPV; this is encoded by the coding sequence ATGGGAAAATGGGTTGGGAAGCGAGGTTTTGCAGCCATGGATGGATTATTTCTTATTTCTGTTGCTGTTTTCTTGGTCACCATGGTTGGAGCTCAGCCGGGTACGCCGCCTTCGGACGGTGACCAGTTGGGGTACGCGAGATTTAGTCCATCCATGGCGGTGATCATAGTTGTCCTCATAGCGGCGCTTTTCTTCATGGCCTTCTTCTCTATTTACATCCGTCACTGCTCCAGTGCGTCCGGAGCTGCTGGCAGCGTCCGTCGAGGTCTTTCCATGAGAAATCGCCGTGCTGCGGCGGCGCGTGGTCTCGAGGAGTCTGTCTTGGAGACGTTCCCCACTTTCTCGTATTCTGAAGTGAAGGATCACAAGATCGGGAAAGGAGCCTTGGAATGTGCTGTGTGTTTGAATGAATTTGAAGAGAACGAAACACTGCGTTTGATACCCAAATGCGACCACGTATTCCACCCAGAGTGCATCGACGCGTGGCTTGAATCACATGTCACATGCCCCGTTTGCAGAGCTAATTTGGTACCACAGGCCGGAGATCGATCGGCTCAGGCATCAGATTCAGCGAATGATGCTACCCCACAAGTACTGAACGAAACCGTGGAAAGAATCAACAGTACGACATCAAGAAATGAGGAGATCGTCATACAAGTAGATGAAGATCGACGACAAGTAGTCGACAAGGATTCAGCTGTGGCTCAGCAATCGAGCTCCGAGTTCCCAAACAGGCCTCTGAGATCATGGTCAGTGAAAATCTTTGGTTTAAACAAGTTCAGATCAAACTCCACTGGACATTCACTGGTTCAGCCTGGGGAGAATCTGGAGAGGTTCACTCTGAAATTACCTGCGGAGATGAGGAAGGAGATGATCCACCGAGCTTCGCTGAAACGAACCGGAAGCTGCGCGGCGAGCAGCTCACGTAATGATGGGACTTCCAAAACTTCCGTCGGAGGAGAAGGAAGCAGCCAGGGAGGGCGGTACTTCCGAAGACTGGAGAAACTTGACAGGGGGGCTAAATCGGACAGGTGGGTATTTTTCACGAGGGGTCTGTCGCTAAAATCACCAAAGGTGATGGCGGATGGCAGCGGCGTCGAGGGCAGCGTTTCTTCCTCGAAGGGCAGCGGGCGGCGGAAGCCGGTGAGACTACCGTCTTTCAACTGCCTGCAGGAGCCTAAGTCCGGTGATGAGATTGAAACCCAACCGTTCTCAAATAACCCCGGTTCGTCTCCGGTCTAG
- the LOC140985085 gene encoding cation/calcium exchanger 5-like: MAFSTSVVLNNAAISLILFTTLLVFLLHPRPDPSIHPSTSFLVHRRSLSVALNATSICSPSNFTSSDGLFDYPSFHFCLFASNPFFSVPFLIFILFIQFYILVRTAQDYFSVVVTKLAKHLKLSPSMGAVTLLALGNGAPDVFASVAAVKGGQARTGFGAILSAGTFVSALVVGCVAIYAAPFAVDPAPFVRDVLFYLTAALFLFYVYLSAEIFLWQAVGFVGFYLFFVGIVFSMDLGYDSGKKMNISIVEEVQLVSNRETVSGVLEELDCENGEVTSRLQIRGEPRFGFFKAFAKMSLTWEIPVSILLKLTIPQTSPAEWSRFYQSANIALCPLVVLYSCKSFMPLDHPIIFLLLNTHLPLWFVVFCGSFSLATLHYTVQKEAPKSQQMLSVVVAFIMSVFWISTTAGELLNCLEALGVLLKLPASLLGLTVLAWGNSVGDLVADVAVAKAGQPAMAMAGCFAGPMFNMLFGLGTGLVIQTATVFPEAYELHFHTSIVVAFVFLILSLMGSLLVVTWSRFRVPRFWGFCLVGLYIVFMVLSLVIATFSF; encoded by the exons ATGGCCTTCAGCACCAGCGTTGTCCTTAACAACGCCGCAATCTCACTGATCCTCTTCACTACTCTCCTTGTCTTCCTTCTCCACCCCCGCCCAGATCCTTCTATTCACCCCTCCACATCTTTCTTAGTCCACCGCAGGTCCCTCTCCGTCGCCTTAAATGCTACCTCAATCTGCTCGCCTTCCAATTTCACTTCCTCCGATGGTCTCTTCGATTATCCCTCCTTCCATTTCTGCCTCTTTGCTAGCAACCCATTTTTCTCTGTTCCTTTCCtcattttcattctttttattCAGTTCTACATCCTGGTCAGAACGGCCCAAGATTACTTCTCCGTCGTTGTCACCAAGCTGGCCAAGCATCTGAAGCTCTCCCCTTCAATGGGCGCCGTCACGCTTTTAGCTCTCGGCAATGGGGCTCCCGATGTGTTTGCATCCGTGGCTGCTGTTAAGGGGGGACAAGCCAGAACCGGGTTTGGTGCTATTCTTTCCGCGGGGACTTTTGTCTCTGCTTTAGTGGTCGGTTGTGTCGCTATCTACGCTGCGCCCTTTGCCGTTGACCCCGCACCTTTCGTCAGGGATGTCTTGTTTTACTTGACTGCTGCATTATTTCTGTTCTACGTGTACTTGAGCGCTGAGATTTTTTTATGGCAAGCGGTTGGTTTtgttggattctaccttttctTTGTTGGGATTGTGTTTTCCATGGATTTGGGATACGATAGTGGGAAGAAGATGAATATCTCCATTGTTGAGGAGGTGCAGTTGGTCTCTAATAGAGAGACAGTGAGCGGAGTGTTGGAGGAATTAGATTGTGAAAATGGTGAAGTTACAAGCAGATTACAAATTAGAGGGGAGCCCAGGTTTGGCTTCTTTAAAGCCTTTGCAAAG ATGTCACTGACATGGGAAATTCCTGTCTCAATACTTCTAAAACTCACCATCCCTCAGACTTCACCAGCTGAATGGAGCAGATTTTATCAATCTGCCAATATTGCTCTTTGTCCACTTGTGGTTTTATACTCTTGCAAATCATTTATGCCTTTAGACCACCCGATTATCTTTCTTCTTCTGAACACTCATCTCCCTCTTTGGTTTGTTGTCTTTTGTGGAAGCTTCTCTTTAGCTACTCTTCATTACACAGTCCAAAAAGAAGCTCCGAAATCCCAGCAAATGCTGTCGGTGGTGGTTGCTTTCATCATGAGCGTGTTCTGGATTTCCACCACAGCAGGTGAATTGCTCAACTGCCTGGAGGCTCTTGGTGTACTTCTGAAATTGCCTGCTTCACTTCTTGGGTTGACAGTTCTTGCCTGGGGAAATTCTGTCGGTGATCTTGTTGCTGATGTAGCGGTAGCTAAAGCTGGGCAGCCGGCTATGGCTATGGCTGGATGCTTTGCCGGGCCGATGTTTAATATGCTTTTTGGACTCGGAACTGGTCTAGTGATACAGACTGCTACTGTATTTCCCGAGGCTTATGAGCTTCATTTCCACACGAGTATTGTAGTGGCATTTGTTTTCTTGATCTTGAGCTTGATGGGATCTTTGTTAGTGGTAACTTGGAGCAGATTTCGAGTGCCTAGATTCTGGGGTTTCTGCCTTGTTGGCCTCTACATTGTTTTCATGGTTCTGAGTCTAGTTATTGCAACATTCTCTTTTTGA
- the LOC140984927 gene encoding uncharacterized protein, with product MNKQDMLKVQTCVLRVNIHCEGCKDKVKKKLQKVEGVYKVNIDVEKGLVFVSGNVDPAVLIEKLEKSGKHAELLGVQNRQNPANFLNNIRFENPSNGGKDNRSQKGGKDLQKSRHHQQNIKGWKDMKFLGKDNNKSGKFNMSEDDSDEDDFDDEFDDDSDEEFVTGHQVSNKVSNGLGGGDHGGHLKGKNGVKNGKKSGGFDFLKGMLGKTGAKDGGGKNGGKIKAEKGDQDQVGGKKGGKKGGFVVGNGKSGGKNGKNDGKNNDSWGKKGGEKFDMVPKMDKKHRGFKEFNANNQGLNGGNVGMMGNYPMGNFPAPAHMGNFPGAAQWRPPAADHFGLGHGNPYNQQQQQQYMAQMMMMNQQRPNGNDMYNPMMFNRPVHPGMYYGPPPPPANDKFTHIFSDENTDSCSVM from the exons ATGAATAAGCAAGATATGTTGAAGGTTCAG ACTTGTGTTCTTAGAGTAAATATACACTGTGAAGGCTGTAAGGATAAGGTCAAGAAGAAGCTGCAGAAGGTTGAGG GAGTGTATAAGGTAAATATTGATGTGGAGAAAGGACTAGTTTTTGTTTCTGGGAATGTTGATCCAGCAGTTCTCATAGAGAAACTTGAGAAATCAGGCAAACATGCCGAGCTCTTGGGAGTACAAAATAGACAGAATCCGGCGAATTTTCTCAACAATATCCGCTTTGAAAACCCGAGTAATGGGGGAAAAGATAATAGATCTCAAAAGGGTGGCAAAGATCTACAGAAAAGTCGTCATCATCAGCAGAATATTAAAGGGTGGAAAGATATGAAATTTCTGGGTAAAGATAATAATAAATCTGGCAAGTTCAATATGTCTGAAGATGATTCTGATGAGGATGATTTTGACGATGAATTTGACGATGATTCTGATGAGGAATTCGTTACCGGTCATCAAGTATCTAATAAAGTTTCAAATGGTTTGGGTGGTGGTGACCATGGCGGCCATTTGAAGGGCAAGAATGGAGTTAAAAATGGCAAGAAAAGTGGCGGATTCGACTTTCTGAAGGGTATGTTGGGTAAAACTGGGGCTAAAGATGGCGGTGGGAAGAACGGTGGGAAGATTAAGGCAGAGAAGGGGGATCAAGATCAAGTGGGTGGTAAAAAAGGTGGTAAAAAGGGAGGATTTGTGGTCGGAAATGGTAAATCTGGTGGGAAAAACGGCAAGAATGATGGGAAAAACAATGATAGCTGGGGCAAGAAAGGGGGTGAGAAATTTGACATGGTTCCAAAAATGGACAAAAAACACCGAGGATTCAAGGAGTTCAATGCAAATAATCAAGGGTTGAATGGTGGAAATGTAGGCATGATGGGTAACTATCCGATGGGTAATTTCCCTGCCCCTGCGCATATGGGGAATTTTCCTGGCGCGGCACAATGGCGACCACCAGCGGCGGATCACTTCGGCCTAGGACATGGGAATCCTTATAACCAACAGCAACAACAACAATACATGGCtcagatgatgatgatgaatcaGCAACGTCCGAATGGGAACGATATGTACAATCCGATGATGTTCAATCGACCGGTGCACCCGGGGATGTACTACGGGCCTCCTCCACCTCCGGCAAACGATAAATTCACCCATATTTTCAGTGATGAGAACACCGATAGTTGCAGTGTCATGTGA